The Candidatus Zixiibacteriota bacterium DNA segment CAAGTCTGCAGATCTTCCGATAGTTACTGCTGACGAAACCCAGATGATCCAGCTGATGCAGAATCTTCTGTCCAACGCGATCAAGTTCCGATCCGACAATCCACTTGAGATTTCGATTGGATGTGAATCATCTGAAGAGGAATGGATCTTCTCAGTTGCCGACAACGGCATTGGAATAGATAAAACCGATCTCGATAGAATCTTTGTTCTATTCAGTAAATTGAATCGGCAAAAAGATAGTACGGGGATCGGACTGGCAATCTGTGAAAAGATCGTGAACCGTCACGAGGGTAAAATATGGGTCGAATCCGTCCCGGGACAAGGCAGTACTTTCTATTTCACATTGCCTGGAAAAATTTAGTTGAAATCATGTCGGATTTAATAAATATATCAAAAACACTGTACATCAATAAATTTTCAGGGAGAGCTTGTCATGGATGGCAGGGCGATTGATATTCTGCTGATCGAGGACAATCCCGGGGATATTCGTCTGACAAAAGAATGTCTGCGGGAGGGCAAGGTCAGGAACAACTTGTTTGTGATCGAAGACGGTTTCATGGTTATGCCTTTTCTTCGCAGTGAAGGAGAATTTGCCAACACACCTCATCCGGATCTGATCCTTCTGGATCTCAATCTTCCGGGACGTGACGGCCGTGAAATTCTCAAAGATATCAAAAACGATCCGGAATTCAGGAAGATACCGATCGTGATTTTGACCTCTTCGCAGGATGAAAAAGATGTTCTTCAGGCTTACGACCTGTATGTAAATTGCTACATCACCAAACCGGTCGACCTGGATCAATTTATCAATGTAGTGAAATCGATTGAAAGCTTCTGGCTGACAATCGTGCAACTGCCTTCGCGTGCAATAACCGAGGAGGGATTTTGACCCTGGATGTGATCAAAGTTCTTTTAGTGGAAGACAACTCCGGCGACGAGCGCCTTATACGGGAGCTTCTCTCGGAGGAAAGTTATCCTGGTTTCGATGTCTCTTCGGCCGGCAGTCTGGAAGATGCAGTCGGCTATATCCAGAAGAACAGTGTCGATGCGATCCTTCTCGACCTGTATTTGCCAGACAGCCGGGGTCTCGAGACTTTCAACCGGATGCAGAGAGAAGCCGGCACGATTCCAGTGGTTATCCTGACAGGGTATACCGATGATGCAACAGCGATCCAGACCATGCGTAAAGGTGCCCAGGACTGCCTGATCAAGAGTGACACCAGCCCTGAACAACTCGTTAAGGCAATCCGCTATGCAATCGAACGTAGTCATTACATGGCTCGTATGGAAGAAGAGATCACTCGCCTTGAGAAATTGACCGGCTCCGGAGAGACCACGGTATCGACCAGCCTGTACGGGATCGGCCCGCTGCGCGAAAGTTATCCCGAGATATTCAAGCAGTTAACTGCTGAGTATTCACGCCTGCTGAACATGGCGCTTGAAAAACGGGCCTATAAAACCAACACAAGCTATACATCCGATGAACGTGACCTGATCGATAAGCTGGGAGGACTGCGGGCAGGTCCACGAGACCTGATCGATATCCATGTCAGTGTGATAAAAAGCGAAGTGTCCTCGATGAATTCGGAACGGGCGGCGGCCTTCATTGAGGAAGCCCGCCTGCTGGTTTTAGAACTTACCGGCTACCTGGCATTGTTCTATCGAAATAATATTTACATTAGTGGTGACAATAAAACACGGGAACCTCTAAAGCATTCCTCGAATGAGATCGAGGAGGAGATTAATGAGTAAATACATACTTAAATTATACGTTACCGGGAATACTCCCAGGTCGGACAAGGCCATCGCGAATCTCCGTGAAATTTGCGATCGCGACCTGAAAGGGACCTACGAACTGATCGTAATCGATGTTCTCGAGCGACCCCAGCTGGCCGAGGACGAGAGGATTATCGCCACACCGACACTGGTACGGGAACTGCCTCCTCCCCTGAGACGCATAATCGGGGACCTGTCCGATTCGGATCAGGTGCTTTTGGGGCTGGATGTCAAATCTAACAAGGAAAAAGGAATTAATACATAGACACATCTGGAGATTTCAGAATTGGAGAGTATCAACGAACACATGCAGGACAAGCTGGAAGTCCCCAAATTGGAAACCGGCATTCCCGGTTTCGATCATGTATCCTGCGGGGGCTTACCCAGAAATCGGACGACCTTGATTTCCGGATCAGCGGGAAGCGCCAAGACAGTCATGGCCTGCCAGTACCTGGCCGAAGGTATCCAAAAGAAAAATGAAAGTGGAGTTTTTGTCACATTTGAAGAGTCTCCCGAAGACATCCGCAATAACATGCTCAGTTTCGGGTGGGATATCGCCCAGTGGGAAGCTGATGATAAATGGGCGTTTGTGGATGCCTCACCTCATTTCGAAGTCGAGACAATCATTACCAGCGGCTACGACCTGGGAGCTTTGCTGGTGCGAATCGAAAACGCCATCCGCAAGGTCAACGCCCGCAGGATGGCAATGGACTCGCTGGGAGCGATCTTCAATCAGTTTACAAACCGTTCGGTTGTCAGGGCCGAGCTTTTAAAAATCGCCACAGCTTTGAAGAAGATCGGTATGACCACTGTCATGACAGCAGAAAGAACCAGCGAATACGGTGAAATTGCCCGTTTTGACGTAGAAGAGTTCGTGGCTGACAACGTAATCATCCTGCGCAATGTGCTCGATGACGAAAAGCGTCGGCGCACGCTGGAGATTCTTAAGTTCAGGGGCACCTTTCACCAAAAAGGCGAGTATCCGTTTACGATCATGCCCAATCAGGGTATTATCGTAATTCCCCTTTCTGCCATGCAACTCGAGCAGAGATCTTCACAGATACGGATTACATCGGGGGTAGAGCAACTCGACCGGATGTGCGGTGGCGGTTTTTTCCGAGATTCTATAATTCTGGTCTCCGGTGCGACAGGTACCGGCAAGACCCTTATGGTGACCCACTTTATTTCCGACTGCAATAATCAAAATGAGCGCTGTCTGCTGTTTGCCTACGAGGAAAGCCGTGACCAGCTTTTCCGCAACGCCTTCGGCTGGGGAATGGATTTCGAGAAGCTTGAAAAAGAGGACAGGCTCAAGGTCGTCTGCGAGTATCCTGAAGTGATGGGTCTGGAAGATCACCTTATAAAAATCAAGCGCGAAATTGAGGAATTCAAACCGACGCGGGTAGCGGTTGACAGTTTATCCGCGTTGGAACGTGTGGCTACCCCTAAGGGCTTTCGTGAATTCGTTATCGGGCTGACATCTTTTATCAAGCACCAGGAAATCGCCGGGCTGTTTACATCCACCACGCCGACCCTGATGGGTGGTACTTCGATCACTGAA contains these protein-coding regions:
- a CDS encoding GHKL domain-containing protein codes for the protein KSADLPIVTADETQMIQLMQNLLSNAIKFRSDNPLEISIGCESSEEEWIFSVADNGIGIDKTDLDRIFVLFSKLNRQKDSTGIGLAICEKIVNRHEGKIWVESVPGQGSTFYFTLPGKI
- a CDS encoding response regulator — encoded protein: MDGRAIDILLIEDNPGDIRLTKECLREGKVRNNLFVIEDGFMVMPFLRSEGEFANTPHPDLILLDLNLPGRDGREILKDIKNDPEFRKIPIVILTSSQDEKDVLQAYDLYVNCYITKPVDLDQFINVVKSIESFWLTIVQLPSRAITEEGF
- a CDS encoding response regulator, whose amino-acid sequence is MADNRATAFACNNRGGILTLDVIKVLLVEDNSGDERLIRELLSEESYPGFDVSSAGSLEDAVGYIQKNSVDAILLDLYLPDSRGLETFNRMQREAGTIPVVILTGYTDDATAIQTMRKGAQDCLIKSDTSPEQLVKAIRYAIERSHYMARMEEEITRLEKLTGSGETTVSTSLYGIGPLRESYPEIFKQLTAEYSRLLNMALEKRAYKTNTSYTSDERDLIDKLGGLRAGPRDLIDIHVSVIKSEVSSMNSERAAAFIEEARLLVLELTGYLALFYRNNIYISGDNKTREPLKHSSNEIEEEINE
- the kaiB gene encoding circadian clock protein KaiB; protein product: MSKYILKLYVTGNTPRSDKAIANLREICDRDLKGTYELIVIDVLERPQLAEDERIIATPTLVRELPPPLRRIIGDLSDSDQVLLGLDVKSNKEKGINT
- the kaiC gene encoding circadian clock protein KaiC, with the translated sequence MQDKLEVPKLETGIPGFDHVSCGGLPRNRTTLISGSAGSAKTVMACQYLAEGIQKKNESGVFVTFEESPEDIRNNMLSFGWDIAQWEADDKWAFVDASPHFEVETIITSGYDLGALLVRIENAIRKVNARRMAMDSLGAIFNQFTNRSVVRAELLKIATALKKIGMTTVMTAERTSEYGEIARFDVEEFVADNVIILRNVLDDEKRRRTLEILKFRGTFHQKGEYPFTIMPNQGIIVIPLSAMQLEQRSSQIRITSGVEQLDRMCGGGFFRDSIILVSGATGTGKTLMVTHFISDCNNQNERCLLFAYEESRDQLFRNAFGWGMDFEKLEKEDRLKVVCEYPEVMGLEDHLIKIKREIEEFKPTRVAVDSLSALERVATPKGFREFVIGLTSFIKHQEIAGLFTSTTPTLMGGTSITEAHISTVTDSIILLRYVEIYGEMRRGVTVLKMRGSAHEKEIREFSIDETGMHIGRAFRNISGILAG